TAAGTATTAAACTAATATGTTGGATTCATGCTAGccaatttttgttgattgataaattctgaaatattttgtggGATTGCGAACACatataattgaaaaactttATTCATAATTCCTTGGGAATGTTAATTCGAGGGTAATCCAAAAAATTAAGCCACTTTCATTTCCAATCATTTCATAGTAAAATTAGAACTTGAAGATTTAGAAAGAAGTGTTGATTGAACAGTAGCACCATGTCAAAGCCTGCATATTGATGACCACTAGGTTCCAGTGCCGATTGTTTTCCGTGGCCCTAATGGAGCGGCTGCTGGGGTGGCGGCCCAACATTCCCAGTGCTTCGCCTCATGGTACAGCCACTGTCCAGGGCTTAAAGTGGTGTCCCCTTACAACTCGGAGGACTGCAGAGGCTTGCTCAAATCTGCCATACGGGACCCAAATCCAGGTAAATTATTATTACTTTCAGTAGGTAACATCAAATTAATGTACGTTCTTTtacattgttatttatttatttgtacttTGGGTAAATGATCAAGTATTTTAATATACTTCTGGAAGTTACCTactctaaaaacaaaaaaaattatttaaaaaaaatcaaatttatgtactggtaaaaaaatgtttttttcttattttggaGAGGAAAACATGTTAAGCTTTTAGAGGAGTCTTACCAGTTGCTTTGAATGACACAATTTTTACCTCTTTTGTAGTGGTCTGTTTAGAGAATGAGATTATGTATGGATCTCCCTTTGAAATCTCAGATGAAGCTCTTTCACCAGACTTCCTTATTCCTATAGGAAAGAGCAAAATAGAGAGGGAGGGTAGGTGTACAAAGTTGTGTATCAAGATAAATGCTAGCAATTATCAGAGAAAGTACTTTAGTGTACTTAATTATAAATGTTACAGTCAAATgaattatatacagtaaaacgagaaaatataacACATTACAAATTTTAGGGCCTTTTAGATTTTATAATGTGCAAATGgtattcattttaatgtttcaaaatattaaatctcAACTTCTGGAAATGAGCCCTTTAgtaattttgtaatgtaaaaGCGCTTGCCTTTgcaataaaatacattgtatgcaTGTGCAGATTTTCTTGTTTTACAGTATAAAGAATCCGTAAGGTCAATGCATGGTTTAGTTAATTGTAGTCTTTCTCTTTCCCTCtcatatcttaaattttaaatgatgaatAAGGAATTACATCGAATCTtgtttatacttttattttttatttttttgttcacaGGAAAACATGTAACTTTAGTTTCCCACTCCAGATATGTAGGGCATTGTTTAGAGGCAGCAAATGAATTAGCAGGAATTGGAATAGAGGCTGAAGTATgtattcataccttaaaaataaatgaagagtaaaaatgacattatttactataaggccaaaaaaaaaaaatatgtgtgtttccggtttcctgaccgaccctattttttatgcgccgaccctaacactttttattccaaatccagATTATCAACCgtaattggtttaaacaatagAGTCTTTACaaatcagaatttaaaaaacgCTGGTAACAATTCAATAGAAAACAACACTTatcaaagcgttttaaagatttctaagtgcagattgacagcatggatgaaagttatccttggttattttagctaaattatcaatgcaataaatagtttttaGGGCAGTGAtgtgttcaaaattaatataaagatttacatgaaaaaagcagatgcaaagttttttttttttatatttctgggtgtggagactgcagacatcgtaagtctttgaataggcctaacaatcattcacattataaatattatatgattttaaaatgctgcatttcagttgcaaatgaaattttaaaaattagtcttaACCCATTAATGatgtattcattttaaaaaaaaaattattgaaaagattTAATTCTAAGGCTCTCGTCTGATcaaccagaatttcctctgtttatGAAATCAACACCTACAGTTACGATATTAATGTCTACTGTTATGTCAGTTGACCaggaaaataaaactaataactactattaatataatatatttgtggTAATGAGCATTATACTCAGTTAATCTATAGTGgctgtcatatttatattttctatttacatgaaaatgaaatctttgtATACATTCCAAATTAATCTTAGATTTAAGAAAGCTTTAATTCTGTAACAGTTGTCACTATTCACAATTGCTCCacctgtaaaatacattttattaatgtatagaaaaatcatatgCTAGGAAAGGGGAAAACGGaaatctcattaaaaaaaaagccgacctacctaccctattttaaaatctgatgaaataggaaacacacatattttttttttttggcctaaaatACACTCTGTAGATTCTTTGTTTTATGTGAGTTCTTAGTTCATAATTCTGTCGATTTGTATCAAATCGGAAGAATATAAAATGGCAAGCatcaaatttttgttttcagataTTAAGAATTCAGATAGTTTTCATGTAGTTCAAAACtgtccaaaaacaaaaataaaatgagatTTTCAAATTTGCAAGGGTTGTTTCAAGCGATTTTAGGtgaatattaattcctcacattttttattaagttaGAGTAAGGCTGTGCATATCAAAGTCCTAtataatttcatgtatttttgtatttcagATAATCAATCTTAGAACTTTGAGACCAATGGATGATGCTCCTATTATTCAGTCAGTCATCAAAACCAACCACTTAGTGACAGTAGAAGGAGGCTGGCCACAGTGTGGAATAGGGGCCGAAGTCTGTGCCAGGATCATTGAGAGTAAGCAAAAATAACTCCAATTTCTGTAAATGCAGAAAAGTTTTAGGGGATTTGTGATCACAAAAGGTCACTTGGAGATTTTACtcagttgttatttattttaattttcagaatatttttttttcattataaaataaaaaattcaaccaCAACATCTTTGGCATGtaattatacataattatataacacATTCACTGAGACTCAAGATTTAAGCTATAAAATAACCTGTGTTTTTTCACAATTCActgataaaatacaaaaaaatcatttaaaataattaaagaaagctGATATTGGTCTCTGTTTTGTGAagtaatatttcaaaaaaacaGAGGCAGATATTGATctgttaaataaaattttggtgtgtAGAGGAAACTCAAGAACTTTATTGTACATATAccgtggaatcatcattgttcgtggaTGACCAATGTTCGTGGATTTTTTGGTTAACCCTTGCCCACAAATTTATATCCCCAAGAACAtatatacaagcatttgttttaattttattgaaattatctCGAACTTGCTACCAATGAAATTAAGCCCACAATATAGGAAAACTttggctacccacgaacattgatCTCCACGAATAAAAGTGATTCCACAGTTATCCTTGAAACCAGTTAGTAAATGTTCTTCCCGGTTATTTCGTGCATGCAATTCTTGCTGTAATTAACGTAAAATGAATCTAATTAATGATGGATGAATATTTCAGGTCCAGCATTTAACTATCTGGATGCCCCCGTGATGAGGGTGACCGGTGCGGATGTACCCACACCCTACGCTAAAACGCTGGAAGATCACTCCTTCCCTCAGGTCTTTAACATCGTGAACACTGTCAAGCAATCTCTCAAGGTCCCTTAACACTGCCGAGACCTCTAGCAAAGAAACAGACAGTTAACACAATGTGATAGACAGTTTTGTTTTTGATGGTTTttatacattacatgttttgCATTAGACATATTGTCagattctgttatttttttttttttaaacctcaaTGAGGAAGACTGATTTTAGAACAGCAAACTTTCAGGGTTTAAAttaagaaagattttttttttattcctattACCTGGTTGTATTCTAAAATCAAAGGGATGCACTGAAATGCTTAAAATGTATGGAAATACTCAGAAATACATTGCCCTAGGCTTAATGGCAAATATGAAAGAAGCAAGTGTTAAGGTAAATTTTAGCAACTCTGTTTACACAAAGtgatgtttaaaatcatttttgaagtAATTAACTTCAAGTTATGatcatagaaaaaaatataaaggtgtgaattgatttattacatgtaactaataTTGTGACACATACATTTTTTATGACATACTTAGAAGCTGATAGCCacataatgaaaatttttatggtaaattaaTGTACTACCTGTAACACTTGCATGGGTGGTCAAGATAGGTCTTACCTTTCACTTACCTTTTGTAATCTCTTGAATTTATCTGAATGAGCACAAGAACACTTAAATGACACTGAAGCTTTTGCttgaatattctatattttattgattgcaCTTGTTCACAAAGTCTAGCGGACTTGTGTTCAGTAACCATGACAATGGTCAAGgttaaaaaaatctgaaatatcaTACATCAAGCAATTGCCATATTTGTGTCTGAGAGAGAAAGTTCTTGCTTTGATTGCTCCTATACAATTCAAATCGATTGGTTCATTCGATCCCTTTTCTAAAGGTGGAGGGTCTGATTCTCAAGTTGGAGTAGATGTATTGGAGATACAAGCAACTTGCAGTCATAATACACCGGTTATTCGTCACTTCAGGGTTCAAATATCTATAGACAGTACTACTGCTTTTCCtccacaattttatttattattacagTTCCTgttgtaatatataattatattatcaaCATCAGTTTTATTTCTCCTGAAGTGTTAATGTACCTGTTgagatatacacatgtacatgtatcagtattTTACTGGATGAATTAACAATAAGTGTTtcatgctaaaaaaaataaatggttaATAATACTCTGTCCATTGGTCGTTTATATCCGTTTATTTATCCCAGATAATTGTGGAATTCATCTCCATAAAAATCGAAATTCGTATTCTTGTGGCTGTAACACTATTCCAGGAATCATTTTTATGGGATCAAAATCAGGTAAAGGTTTTCTTTCCGGTTCAGCAATAGTCGCCATTTGTATCAGCGAGGTCAAGAACAGATAGATCCGAGACTTTGCAAAGACTTCGCCTATACGTCAACTTCTTTTTCCTAATCTAAACGAtacaaatctgaaaaataaattttaagttaaatCTATCTTTTGTAATTACTGGAAAACacgtttttatatatttaattatgaaaatgcaGGTGGTCAAAATTTAAGTTCAATTATAAGCGGAGGCATATGAATTGAT
This genomic window from Crassostrea angulata isolate pt1a10 chromosome 8, ASM2561291v2, whole genome shotgun sequence contains:
- the LOC128161284 gene encoding pyruvate dehydrogenase E1 component subunit beta, mitochondrial-like, with amino-acid sequence MASKALGKLLPKQTWGIMQRKFSTTASRAATQMTVRDALNSAMDEELARDEKVFLMGEEVALYDGAYKVSRGLHAKYGDKRVIDTPITEMGFAGLAVGAAMAGLKPICEFMTFNFSMQAIDQVINSAAKTFYMSAGTVPVPIVFRGPNGAAAGVAAQHSQCFASWYSHCPGLKVVSPYNSEDCRGLLKSAIRDPNPVVCLENEIMYGSPFEISDEALSPDFLIPIGKSKIEREGKHVTLVSHSRYVGHCLEAANELAGIGIEAEIINLRTLRPMDDAPIIQSVIKTNHLVTVEGGWPQCGIGAEVCARIIESPAFNYLDAPVMRVTGADVPTPYAKTLEDHSFPQVFNIVNTVKQSLKVP